DNA sequence from the Verrucomicrobiia bacterium genome:
GGCCCTCTGGCTCGGCATCATGCGCCTCGCCGAAAAATCCGGCATGGTCCAACTCATCGCCCGCCTGCTGCGCCCCGTCCTCGTGCGGCTCTTCCCCGACGTCCCCGCCGATCATCCCGCGATGGGTTCCATGCTGCTCAACATGGCTGCCAACATGCTCGGCCTCGTCAACGCCGCCACGCCCTTTGGCTTGCGCGCCATGAAAGACCTCGAAACTCTCAACCCGCGCCCCGGCACTGCGACGAATGCCATGTGTACGTTCCTTGCCATCAACACCAGTTCCGTCCAACTCATTCCCGTCACCGCCGTCGGCATCCTCGCCGTCAAAGGCTCGAAAGACCCGTCCTCCATCATCGGCACCGCTTTCGCCGCCACGTTGATCGCCGCCATCTGCGCCATCATCGCCGTAAAACTCCTCGAGAAACTTCCCATCTTCGCCTTGCCGCCAATCACTCCCGGCGATGCCCGCGAAAAACTTAACGAAATCAAAACCGAAGCTGAAGCCGAACCCGCCAACGAAGTCATCGTCGTCAAACCCATCGCGCCGTGGGGATATTTGATTATAGTGGCCTACTTCGCCTTTTTCGCGTGGCTATTTCTCAAGCTCACCTTTCCGCCGTGGTTCGACCAACCCATCCCGGACGAACTCCTGCGCGACAGCACGCGCATTCGCGCCGTGAAAATTCTTTCACTGCTCTCCATTCCCATGCTGCTGTCATTTTTCCCGCTCTACGCCGCCTTGCGCGGTCTGCGAATCTATGAAGAATTTGTTGAAGGCGCGAAAGAAGGTTTCCAGGTCATTGTCAAAATTATCCCGAACCTTGTAGCCATCCTCGTCGCCATCGGCATGTTCCGCGGCGCGGGCGGCATTGACTTGCTGACCACGAAGCTGACGCCGCTGATGAATATGCTCCACTTTCCGCCCGAGCTTTTGCCGATGGCCCTGATCCGCCCGCTCAGCGGCAGCGGAACCCTCGGCCTCTTCACCGACATCGTGAACACCTACGGCCCCGACAACATCCTCAGCAAAATGGCTGGCACGATTTACGGCAGCACCGAAACCACCTTCTACGTCGTCGCGGTATATTTCGGTGCCGTCAGCATCAAACGCACCCGCCACGCCATCCTCGCCGGCCTCACCGCCGACGCCGTCGGCATCATCGCCTCCATCATCATCTGCCGCCTCGCCTTCAGCTAAGCCAATGCGCCCGCGCGCTGCCGTTTGTCCTGAAATATCATTTGGATGAGAACGGTTCGAATCTGCACTGACTAGTTGATTTGCAAATAAACTGCTTATCTGGAAAACGGACTCTCTTTGGAAATACTATGCTTCGAGAAAATATGAGTCAGCCAATCACTAATCTCTGTAATCGAATTATGCAGCTGCATAAAAGAAAATGAAAATTGAGATCCATCGTTTTCTTTTGAATCAAGGCACGATGCACTTTTAAGGTGTTCCCAAAGCGAGTCTTCCAATTTTTGCGGAAAGATAGACGTGTAGGTGGCGGACAAAAACGTCCTGTTATCGTTATTGATAAATTCCAGTGTCAACGTCCCATCACTATTAAACAAGTGGGCTCTATTTGCCTGGCCGGAAATGACTCTTTCCGCTTCTTGAAGAAAACCGTCAAGAATACAACCAAAATAAAAAGTTTCGGCATTGAATCCATACTCGAGCGCCTTAACGGAAATCAGAATATCAATGCCATCAGCGTGATATTTCTTGGGGGTCAGGACGATAGTGGCTGTTTCGCATCCTGTGAGAATTCCCGTCAATATTAGCGTTTCATCGTTGTTCATTTCGATTTTTGAACTGGTGAATGACGCTTCACTGACATCCATTACGGAGATTGCTTTCGCTCGTTGCGATGTGGTAGCGGCAATTCGATCTGACTCGAAATAAGAATGAGATCGAGATTACTCCGAGAATTTTCAAAGGATTCGTTCGTTAATCCCGCCAAGCGTGCCAAAATTAGCGTTTCCCAATTCCGCACTGCTTACTTCCCCGTCCAAACACTCGTCTTATCCGCCGTCGGAAAATTATCCGGCACCGGAATCGTCACCGCCCCCGTCGCCGCCCATTCCGCGCCGCGATTCAGCGTCGTGATGAAACCCACGTCCTTCATCGAAACATCATTGTGCCCCATCGTCGTATGAAACACGCGGCCCTTGCCGTAATTGATCGTCATTAAAATCGGTTCGTTCTGCTGCGTCGTGTCCGACTTCGCCGTCGCCAGCACCGTCACATTTTCCGCCGGGCCCACCAGCGTCGAATAAAGTTCATCCGGCGTATGCAGCCATTTTTCCGGCAACCCCTTCATGATGGGATGCTCCGCGTCGCGCGTCTCGACGTCCCACGCAAAAAATTGCCCGTGCTGTCCGCCACCGCCGTGATCATGCTCCACCTTGCCATCGCGCCAGCGCAACATCGTCCCCGAATTTGCATTGCGATTCCCCCAGCCCCCCACGCCGATCATCTTGTTATATTCCTCCCAGTGGGGAAATGCGTTATCCGCCGCGTGCACACTCACCATGCCGCCGCCATTTTTCATATAATCCTCAAACGCCTTCTTCGTCTCCTCCGGCCAATCCGCGCCGTTATAATTCAGCACGATCACATCATACTTCGTGAAGTCCGGCTTGAAATCCATCGGCACACCCGACTTAGCCGTCGTCGCGACCTCCACCGTGAAGCGGCCCGAACTTTCCAGGCCCGCCTTGAGAATCGGCGTCGTCTGCTGCCAGTTGTGATTATTTTGACCGTCAATGATCAGCGCCTTCAATTTATCCGCCGCGCTGGCCGTTTGGGTATGGATCGAAAGCATGGCGAGCAGCGCCACCGCGAGCGCGAAAAAAGTTTTTCCCTGTTTGAATTTCATAAAATATAAGTGATGCCCAAGGTATTCCCGAACCCTCCCCCAAAGTCAACGGCAAACCCCCACCACCGCCTCTCAATCACAATATTTTTAATGTTCCCCGCTCCACTTTCCCTACGGACCGCGGGTCTGCGACCCGCAGCAACTCACGACCAGATTGCCGCAAAAGCCATTTTCCAGCGTGCCCATCTCACCACAGTCTTTCCCAACTGAAAACTGAAAACTTGAAACTGAAAACTCCCCCCGCATTTTTCCCTCCGCGTTTAAAAACAGCCTTATAGTTTCAACCGAAACCCCACCCGATTCACCCCCGCTACCACGCACAAAATCATCACCCCACAAACCGCCGACCGCGCGATCGCATTCCCCAATGCCGGCCCCGCCAGCCCATAATACCAATCGCCGAGATGCAGCCAATCAATCGCCCCCGGCAACATTTCCGAAATCAAATACGCCAGCAAAACATTCTGTCCCGCCACCGCCAGCGGTTTGGCGATCACCGGCACCGGCCGCACGTCGCATATATAATAGAACACCAGCCAAAGCGCCCCCATGATCACGCACGCCCACAAGCACCACGCCGGCGTCGCCGCATTTTTATTGATGCCGTAAAGCCCCTTCACCAGCATCGCCGCCGCCGCGC
Encoded proteins:
- a CDS encoding nucleoside recognition domain-containing protein, which encodes MLNWIWLALVLCAVLIGGLTGHLKELTEGGFNMAKVAVMDISLPLIGIMALWLGIMRLAEKSGMVQLIARLLRPVLVRLFPDVPADHPAMGSMLLNMAANMLGLVNAATPFGLRAMKDLETLNPRPGTATNAMCTFLAINTSSVQLIPVTAVGILAVKGSKDPSSIIGTAFAATLIAAICAIIAVKLLEKLPIFALPPITPGDAREKLNEIKTEAEAEPANEVIVVKPIAPWGYLIIVAYFAFFAWLFLKLTFPPWFDQPIPDELLRDSTRIRAVKILSLLSIPMLLSFFPLYAALRGLRIYEEFVEGAKEGFQVIVKIIPNLVAILVAIGMFRGAGGIDLLTTKLTPLMNMLHFPPELLPMALIRPLSGSGTLGLFTDIVNTYGPDNILSKMAGTIYGSTETTFYVVAVYFGAVSIKRTRHAILAGLTADAVGIIASIIICRLAFS
- a CDS encoding ThuA domain-containing protein — protein: MKFKQGKTFFALAVALLAMLSIHTQTASAADKLKALIIDGQNNHNWQQTTPILKAGLESSGRFTVEVATTAKSGVPMDFKPDFTKYDVIVLNYNGADWPEETKKAFEDYMKNGGGMVSVHAADNAFPHWEEYNKMIGVGGWGNRNANSGTMLRWRDGKVEHDHGGGGQHGQFFAWDVETRDAEHPIMKGLPEKWLHTPDELYSTLVGPAENVTVLATAKSDTTQQNEPILMTINYGKGRVFHTTMGHNDVSMKDVGFITTLNRGAEWAATGAVTIPVPDNFPTADKTSVWTGK